Proteins from a genomic interval of Equus quagga isolate Etosha38 chromosome 11, UCLA_HA_Equagga_1.0, whole genome shotgun sequence:
- the LOC124246929 gene encoding vegetative cell wall protein gp1, whose protein sequence is MTSSPISVLLEHLAHPLREQLLRWSLGIKPSKARPGSTGHPVPHPRLVITQQLLTMLLLVMRVGFVTLAELGSWGGWLRDIGWTQASPTPMSSPSHTPNPSPTQSPSQSRSNNIITSSNQQPYSGSGGPAPSPSPTRGPSSRPLSHPPTPNASQPSSRASSLTPSPHTQHVPRGSAQNPTPPTSKSPSQSGLKTLSRNSSQTPAQPIGRSPSQSPVPSASYIGPVRGIPSYIAPYVPRFLKEPPFFQPPTSPLPLGQCCPCPCPCPCPCPARKRPPPPESLYLPLLPPPPAHYSSSCSYPTPPALFTPPSSLSYSPPPEVLVSGKPHVVPTVLPATFYTPFSRYYAQPRPYRPLRRRRPSVLPLPTPPNVQYDGMGRSVHFFRGS, encoded by the coding sequence ATGACCAGTTCTCCTATCTCAGTGCTCCTGGAACATCTTGCCCACCCCCTGAGAGAGCAGCTTCTGAGGTGGTCCTTAGGGATTAAGCCCTCAAAGGCCAGGCCAGGGTCCACTGGCCACCCTGTGCCCCACCCCCGCCTTGTGATTACCCAACAATTGCTCACAATGCTGCTGCTGGTCATGAGGGTGGGCTTTGTGACACTGGCGGAACTGGGCTCTTGGGGGGGCTGGCTCAGAGACATCGGGTGGACACAAGCCTCCCCAACACCAATGAGCTCCCCCTCCCATACCCCTAATCCGTCCCCTACCCAGTCCCCCTCCCAGTCCCGTTCCAACAATATCATCACCTCTTCCAACCAGCAGCCCTACTCTGGCTCCGGGGGCCCggccccttccccatcccccacccgGGGGCCTTCCTCTCGGCCCCTctctcaccctcccaccccaaatGCCTCACAGCCCTCTTCCCGGGCTTcctccctgacccccagccctCATACCCAACATGTGCCTCGAGGGTCTGCCCAAAACCCCACTCCGCCCACCTCCAAATCTCCCTCCCAATCTGGCTTGAAAAccctctctagaaactcttcccAAACTCCTGCTCAGCCTATCGGCAGGTCCCCCTCCCAAAGCCCTGTCCCCTCGGCCTCCTACATCGGGCCGGTTCGGGGCATCCCGTCCTACATCGCCCCCTACGTGCCCCGCTTCCTGAAGGAGCCCCCCTTCTTCCAGCCCCCTACATCACCGCTTCCCCTAGGCCagtgctgcccctgcccctgcccctgcccctgcccctgccccgcccGCAAGCGCCCTCCGCCCCCGGAGTCGCTCTACTTACCTCTGCTGCCGCCCCCTCCGGCCCACTACAGCAGCAGCTGCTCCTACCCAACTCCCCCCGCCCTGTTCACGCCGCCTTCCTCGCTCTCCTACAGCCCGCCCCCCGAGGTCCTGGTGAGCGGGAAGCCGCACGTGGTCCCCACCGTGCTGCCGGCCACCTTCTACACCCCCTTCTCCCGCTACTACGCCCAGCCCCGCCCCTACCGGCCcctgcgccgccgccgccccagtgtcctgcccctccccacgCCCCCCAACGTGCAGTACGACGGCATGGGCCGCTCTGTCCACTTCTTTCGTGGGTCCTAG